Proteins encoded by one window of Chryseobacterium foetidum:
- a CDS encoding ATP-dependent helicase codes for MEDYLKGLNESQFEAVTTLDGPLMVLAGAGSGKTRVLTMRIAHLITNGVDPFNILALTFTNKAAKEMKERIAKVVGQSNARSLWMGTFHSVFARILRSEAHYLGYPSNFTIYDQQDALNVIRKVLKDMNIDADLYKPKKVQARISNYKNNLITVKAYFNNPELMEADEKANMKHIGQIYQRYVEQCYKNGSMDFDDLLLKTNELLTRFPEVLAKYQDRFRYILVDEYQDTNHSQYLIVKALASKFENICVVGDDAQSIYSFRGANIYNILNFKKDYPEAVTVSLEQNYRSTQNIVNAANVVISKNLQQFKKNVFSENEEGEKIKIYRSLSDADEANFVAGNIWELRNREQKMFSDFAILYRTNSQTRAFEDALRRKNIPYKVYGGLSFYQRKEVKDLIGYLRLLVNENDSEALMRVINYPTRGIGETTQNRLIVFADAQNIPVSAVLDNLGMYAPQLKFNNGVLTKLSDFWAMIKAFQVLLKTETAYSVAMEVAKRSGLIKFLKDDQTPEGISRVENVQELMNSMQGFIEEQQQIEDGDPSLPNFLENIALSADTQKKDNDEDDMVSLMTIHLSKGLEFPVVHLVGLEENLFPSFMSSATREDLEEERRLFYVALTRAEKQAFFSYAISRFQWGKITDAEPSRFLSEIDGTYLEYLNPAIEKRFINNSGVTSNIFDEHPSEIRSFKKIEKKTISKSENDKPIPETKKLRPVATAKIINPSGASSQDIEVGDKVRHDRFGIGEVKFLDGTDPQNIKAKVVFLHEGEKNLILKYAKLTKI; via the coding sequence ATGGAGGATTATTTGAAAGGACTGAATGAATCACAATTTGAAGCCGTTACCACACTCGACGGACCGCTGATGGTGCTTGCCGGAGCCGGTTCGGGAAAGACGCGTGTACTTACCATGCGTATCGCCCATCTGATCACAAACGGCGTTGATCCTTTCAATATTCTTGCGTTGACCTTTACCAACAAAGCAGCGAAAGAAATGAAGGAGCGTATCGCAAAAGTGGTCGGACAAAGCAATGCGAGAAGCCTTTGGATGGGAACTTTTCACTCTGTTTTTGCCAGAATTCTGAGAAGTGAAGCGCATTATCTGGGCTATCCTTCCAACTTCACGATTTATGATCAGCAGGATGCCCTGAATGTCATCAGAAAAGTGTTGAAAGACATGAATATCGATGCAGATTTATACAAACCCAAAAAAGTTCAGGCAAGAATATCCAATTACAAAAACAACCTCATCACCGTAAAAGCCTATTTCAACAATCCTGAACTGATGGAGGCTGATGAAAAGGCAAACATGAAACACATCGGGCAGATCTACCAACGCTACGTGGAGCAATGTTACAAAAACGGCTCGATGGATTTTGATGATTTATTGTTGAAAACCAATGAATTGTTAACAAGATTCCCCGAGGTTTTAGCGAAATATCAGGACAGATTCAGATATATTCTGGTGGATGAGTACCAGGATACGAACCACTCTCAGTATTTGATTGTAAAAGCGTTGGCCTCAAAATTTGAAAACATTTGTGTGGTGGGAGACGATGCACAGTCGATTTACTCTTTCCGTGGTGCGAATATTTACAATATTTTAAATTTCAAAAAAGATTATCCCGAAGCCGTAACCGTTTCTCTGGAACAAAATTACCGTTCCACCCAAAACATCGTGAACGCGGCCAATGTGGTAATTTCTAAAAACCTTCAGCAGTTTAAGAAAAATGTTTTCAGTGAGAATGAAGAGGGAGAAAAAATAAAAATCTACCGTTCTCTTTCCGATGCCGATGAAGCCAATTTCGTTGCCGGAAATATCTGGGAACTGCGCAACCGTGAGCAGAAAATGTTCAGCGATTTTGCAATTCTGTACAGAACCAACTCGCAGACCAGAGCGTTTGAAGATGCTTTAAGAAGAAAAAACATTCCTTACAAGGTGTATGGCGGACTTTCGTTTTATCAACGAAAAGAGGTTAAAGATTTAATTGGATACCTGCGTCTTTTGGTGAACGAAAATGATTCCGAAGCGTTGATGAGAGTCATTAATTATCCTACCAGAGGAATTGGTGAAACGACTCAGAACAGATTAATTGTCTTCGCAGATGCTCAAAACATTCCTGTTTCAGCAGTTTTAGACAATCTCGGAATGTATGCACCGCAGTTGAAATTTAACAACGGAGTTTTAACCAAATTGAGCGACTTTTGGGCGATGATTAAAGCATTTCAGGTTTTGCTTAAAACAGAAACAGCATACAGTGTTGCGATGGAAGTGGCGAAACGAAGTGGTTTGATTAAATTTTTAAAAGACGATCAGACTCCCGAAGGCATTTCCCGCGTAGAAAACGTTCAGGAATTGATGAACTCGATGCAGGGTTTCATTGAAGAGCAACAGCAGATTGAAGACGGCGACCCAAGTTTGCCAAATTTCCTTGAGAACATCGCACTTTCCGCAGATACTCAGAAAAAAGACAATGATGAAGATGACATGGTTTCTTTAATGACCATTCACCTTTCAAAAGGTCTTGAATTTCCGGTTGTGCACTTGGTTGGTCTGGAAGAAAACCTTTTCCCGAGTTTTATGAGTTCGGCAACCAGAGAAGATTTGGAGGAAGAAAGACGTTTGTTCTACGTTGCCCTTACCAGAGCCGAAAAGCAGGCATTTTTCTCTTACGCCATCTCAAGATTTCAGTGGGGAAAAATTACCGATGCCGAACCTTCACGATTTTTGAGTGAGATTGACGGCACCTATCTGGAATACCTCAATCCGGCTATCGAAAAGCGATTTATCAATAATTCCGGTGTGACTTCCAATATTTTTGATGAGCATCCTTCGGAAATCAGAAGCTTTAAAAAAATTGAAAAGAAAACCATTTCAAAGTCTGAAAACGACAAACCGATTCCTGAAACTAAAAAACTTAGACCTGTAGCCACCGCCAAAATCATCAATCCAAGCGGCGCTTCTTCGCAGGATATTGAAGTGGGCGACAAAGTGAGACACGACCGTTTCGGCATCGGCGAAGTGAAATTCCTTGATGGTACCGACCCTCAGAATATCAAAGCAAAAGTGGTTTTCCTGCACGAAGGCGAAAAGAATTTGATTTTGAAATATGCTAAGCTGACGAAGATTTAA
- a CDS encoding alpha/beta hydrolase — MKKILILTFVIFNSILLYSQEYQTINNVHYYDEKINKSDDYINERCVLDVYVPKDVKNFSTIIWFHGGGITGGEKHIPDELKNKGVAIIAVNYRLSPKVKAPKYIEDAAAATAWVFNNIKKYGGSEDLIFITGHSAGGYLATMVGLDKSYLNKYKIDANRLAGIIPFSGQMISHFTTRKEKGIEELDARIDEMAPLHFIRADAPPLLLITGDREKELMGRYEENAYMWRMMKLKGHKETVLYELDGFDHGAMAHPAFPLLLNEIKRIEKIKNIRR, encoded by the coding sequence ATGAAAAAAATTCTCATTCTTACCTTCGTAATTTTCAATTCCATATTATTATATTCTCAGGAATATCAAACGATCAACAACGTTCATTACTACGACGAAAAAATAAATAAATCTGATGATTACATCAATGAAAGATGTGTTCTCGATGTTTATGTTCCGAAAGATGTAAAGAATTTTTCAACCATCATCTGGTTTCACGGTGGCGGAATTACGGGTGGCGAAAAACACATTCCGGATGAACTGAAAAATAAAGGAGTTGCCATCATTGCGGTCAATTACAGACTTTCACCAAAAGTAAAAGCTCCGAAATATATTGAAGACGCAGCTGCTGCCACGGCTTGGGTTTTCAACAATATTAAAAAATACGGAGGAAGTGAAGATTTGATTTTTATAACAGGACATTCGGCGGGCGGATATCTCGCAACGATGGTTGGTCTGGATAAATCTTATCTGAATAAATATAAAATCGATGCTAACAGGCTAGCCGGAATTATCCCATTCAGCGGACAGATGATTTCCCATTTTACGACAAGAAAAGAAAAAGGAATTGAGGAACTGGATGCAAGAATCGATGAAATGGCACCGCTGCATTTTATCCGCGCTGATGCTCCACCTCTTCTTTTAATTACCGGCGACCGCGAAAAAGAACTGATGGGAAGATACGAGGAAAACGCCTACATGTGGCGAATGATGAAGCTGAAAGGTCACAAAGAAACGGTTTTATACGAACTCGACGGTTTCGATCATGGTGCGATGGCTCATCCTGCTTTTCCTTTGCTTTTGAATGAAATTAAAAGGATAGAGAAAATTAAAAATATCAGAAGATGA
- a CDS encoding carbon starvation CstA family protein, with protein MEFLNGINALTLVFTSLLIFAIAYRFYGIFLANKVLRLNDKNTTPAVEFADGKDYVATNKNVLFGHHFAAIAAAGPLVGPVLAAQFGYLPGAIWILIGCVLGGGVHDMVVLFASVRHKGQSLATIASKEIGKTTGTVAGFAILFILILTLAGLSLACINAMHEASWSLFTVVITMPIAIIMGLIMRYRKNSVTFASILGGVLLIAGIIGGHSLMQNETMNNMFTWDITTISIAIPLYGFLASVLPVWLLLVPRDYLSTYLKIGTIIMLAIGVIVIHPTIQMPALSQFINGGGPVIGGPVLPFIFIVIACGAISGFHAVIATGTTPKMLNREKEILFVGYGAMLVEGFVALMALIAACTLMPGDYFAINTPKDTYDAFLAANPALHGVDIDYFSERIGIDLHGRTGGAVSLAVGMAHIFNKIPYMDQLMAYWYNFAIMFEAVFILTAIDAGTRVGRFFLQEMLGSVIPKFNDKNWTPGIIISSLLFTFAWGYLVFTGNVSSIWPLFGISNQLLAACGLIVCTTMLIRLNRGKYALCSAIPGVFMAIITFWAGYIQVMDIYIPKQQYLLATLAIVAMVLMLVVFVGAFRKWYQLLQVKTSHTDFYGENVKELVER; from the coding sequence ATGGAATTTCTAAATGGAATTAATGCACTTACTTTGGTGTTCACCTCCCTGCTCATTTTTGCAATTGCCTACCGTTTTTACGGAATTTTCCTAGCTAATAAAGTTCTTCGCTTAAATGACAAAAATACAACTCCGGCAGTAGAATTTGCTGATGGCAAAGATTACGTTGCCACCAATAAAAATGTTTTATTTGGACATCACTTTGCGGCTATTGCAGCGGCCGGACCATTGGTGGGACCTGTTTTGGCAGCTCAGTTTGGTTATCTTCCCGGTGCCATCTGGATTTTGATCGGCTGTGTTTTGGGAGGTGGAGTTCACGATATGGTCGTGCTTTTCGCATCGGTAAGACATAAAGGCCAGAGTTTGGCAACCATCGCATCCAAAGAAATTGGCAAAACCACCGGAACAGTTGCAGGTTTTGCGATTTTATTCATTTTAATTTTAACGCTTGCCGGACTTTCTCTTGCCTGCATCAATGCGATGCACGAAGCTTCTTGGTCATTATTTACTGTAGTGATCACGATGCCTATTGCGATTATCATGGGATTGATTATGCGTTACAGAAAAAATTCAGTGACTTTCGCCAGTATTTTGGGTGGAGTTCTGTTGATTGCAGGAATTATCGGTGGACACAGTTTGATGCAGAACGAAACCATGAACAATATGTTCACATGGGATATTACAACAATTTCAATTGCAATTCCATTGTACGGATTTTTAGCGTCAGTGCTTCCGGTTTGGTTGCTTTTGGTTCCGAGAGATTACCTTTCAACCTATCTTAAAATCGGAACGATTATTATGTTGGCGATCGGAGTAATTGTGATTCATCCGACGATTCAAATGCCTGCTCTCAGCCAGTTTATCAATGGTGGCGGTCCGGTAATCGGTGGTCCTGTTTTACCTTTTATCTTTATCGTCATCGCTTGTGGAGCTATTTCAGGATTTCACGCGGTAATTGCAACAGGAACGACTCCAAAAATGCTGAACAGAGAGAAAGAAATTCTGTTTGTGGGCTATGGAGCAATGCTGGTAGAAGGTTTCGTAGCATTGATGGCATTAATTGCCGCCTGTACTTTGATGCCGGGAGATTATTTCGCCATCAATACGCCCAAAGATACTTACGATGCTTTCTTGGCTGCGAATCCAGCTTTGCATGGTGTCGATATTGATTATTTTTCAGAAAGAATCGGTATTGATCTCCATGGAAGAACGGGTGGTGCGGTTTCGCTGGCGGTTGGAATGGCGCATATTTTCAACAAAATCCCTTACATGGATCAGCTGATGGCATACTGGTACAACTTTGCAATTATGTTTGAAGCAGTATTTATTTTAACCGCAATTGACGCAGGAACCAGGGTGGGAAGATTCTTTTTACAGGAAATGCTGGGCTCCGTAATTCCAAAATTCAATGATAAAAACTGGACGCCTGGAATTATCATCAGCAGTTTATTGTTCACTTTTGCCTGGGGATATCTGGTTTTTACAGGAAACGTAAGCAGCATCTGGCCACTCTTTGGAATCAGTAATCAATTGCTCGCAGCTTGTGGATTGATTGTCTGTACAACAATGCTGATTAGATTAAACCGTGGGAAATATGCATTATGTTCGGCAATTCCTGGAGTTTTCATGGCGATTATTACATTTTGGGCAGGTTACATTCAGGTGATGGATATTTATATTCCAAAACAACAATATTTACTCGCTACTTTGGCGATTGTCGCGATGGTTTTAATGCTTGTGGTTTTTGTGGGTGCATTCAGAAAATGGTACCAGCTGCTTCAGGTAAAAACTTCACATACTGATTTCTATGGAGAAAATGTGAAGGAATTGGTGGAAAGATAA
- a CDS encoding alpha/beta hydrolase: MNFSINNTNMSRFFLNLFFIFFFSASLISQTKKSVLLQEKTVVTENITYKKDGQGKDLKLDIYKPKNSGQDKLPVVIFLHGGAWALGDKVIAPDNYVEQMILKLTEKNFAVLSVNYRLVSDDVHFPGPVEDSKDAVRWVRKNAGQYGFDAENIGYWGVSAGAHLSLLAAYTPDNEFVGDQELSKYSGRVNYVVDNFGPTDMNRLLHTRAPKPLLFIVGLISKKIIDIRTNIAKGMTGYDVNTERRKVIQACKTISPLYYTQNTIPTLILHGNKDKIAPVRHSKRLNKMLNKTQTPHQLVIVKKGNHGFKDTDKAYQDELNNTMVDYIVSQKR, translated from the coding sequence ATGAATTTTTCCATCAATAATACAAATATGAGCAGGTTTTTTCTAAACCTGTTTTTTATTTTCTTTTTTTCGGCATCCCTTATTTCGCAGACAAAAAAAAGCGTTTTGCTTCAGGAGAAGACTGTAGTTACTGAAAATATTACCTACAAAAAAGACGGTCAGGGCAAGGATTTAAAGTTGGATATCTATAAACCAAAAAATTCAGGTCAGGATAAATTGCCGGTGGTTATTTTTCTCCACGGCGGCGCATGGGCGCTGGGAGATAAAGTCATAGCTCCGGACAATTATGTCGAACAGATGATTTTAAAACTGACAGAGAAAAACTTTGCCGTTTTAAGTGTCAATTACCGTTTGGTGAGTGATGATGTTCATTTTCCGGGTCCGGTTGAGGATTCCAAAGATGCAGTGAGATGGGTAAGAAAGAATGCCGGCCAATATGGTTTTGATGCGGAAAATATTGGTTATTGGGGTGTTTCGGCAGGAGCTCATCTGTCGCTTCTGGCTGCTTATACGCCTGATAATGAATTTGTGGGAGATCAGGAACTTTCGAAGTATTCAGGGAGGGTGAATTATGTTGTTGATAATTTCGGTCCCACTGATATGAACAGGCTTTTGCATACCAGAGCTCCAAAACCATTGCTTTTTATTGTGGGTTTAATCTCAAAAAAAATCATAGATATCAGAACCAATATTGCGAAAGGAATGACTGGTTACGACGTAAATACCGAAAGAAGAAAAGTCATTCAAGCCTGCAAAACCATTTCACCGCTTTATTACACTCAAAATACCATTCCCACATTGATTTTACATGGGAATAAAGATAAAATTGCACCTGTGAGACATTCAAAAAGGTTAAATAAGATGTTGAACAAAACGCAAACTCCACATCAGTTGGTTATCGTTAAAAAGGGAAATCACGGTTTTAAAGATACCGACAAAGCCTATCAGGACGAGCTGAACAATACCATGGTCGACTATATTGTTTCACAAAAAAGGTAG
- a CDS encoding DUF3037 domain-containing protein has protein sequence MQEDKIYEYAVIRLVPKVEREEFFNIGLVMFSKREKFIRVEFYLCPDKFKLIRSKLDYDDIIKNLESFKNIAEGKKDGGPIAMLEIPDRFRWLTAVRSAVVQTSRPHPGKSADLEKTFGKLFEELVK, from the coding sequence ATGCAAGAGGATAAAATATACGAATATGCCGTAATACGTCTGGTACCAAAGGTTGAAAGAGAAGAATTTTTCAATATCGGACTGGTCATGTTTTCGAAAAGAGAAAAATTTATCAGGGTTGAATTTTATCTCTGTCCGGATAAGTTTAAACTGATCAGAAGCAAGTTGGACTATGATGATATCATCAAAAATCTGGAAAGCTTTAAAAACATTGCAGAGGGAAAAAAGGATGGCGGCCCGATTGCTATGCTTGAAATTCCCGACAGATTCCGATGGCTGACTGCCGTGAGAAGTGCTGTAGTACAGACTTCAAGACCACATCCCGGAAAATCTGCGGATCTGGAGAAGACTTTTGGTAAACTTTTTGAGGAGTTGGTAAAATAA
- a CDS encoding HipA family kinase produces MLNLRTVTVMRYILPLREGGSLPALAEADDDFKYVLKFRGAGHGVKMLISELLGGKITEALGLPIPEMVFANLDVDFGRTEADEEIQDLLKNSEGLNLGLHYLSESIAFDSSIKVDPLLASKIVWLDAFITNIDRTFKNTNLLMWHKELWVIDNGASFYFHHSWQNFDTAAKTPFKYVKDHVLLPQASKLDEADQFAHSVLNDTLFREIVDLIPQDWLHWNDAEESPDEIRDVYFNFLKTRLENSQIFVNEAKNARG; encoded by the coding sequence ATGTTGAATTTACGAACTGTCACGGTGATGCGTTACATTCTTCCGCTTCGGGAGGGAGGCTCACTGCCGGCTTTGGCTGAGGCTGATGATGATTTTAAGTATGTCTTAAAATTCCGTGGTGCGGGTCACGGTGTCAAAATGTTGATTTCCGAACTGCTGGGCGGAAAAATTACAGAAGCTTTGGGCTTGCCGATTCCCGAAATGGTTTTCGCAAATCTTGATGTGGATTTCGGAAGAACGGAGGCCGATGAAGAAATTCAGGATTTGCTGAAAAATTCTGAAGGTCTGAATTTAGGATTACATTATTTATCAGAATCAATCGCATTTGATTCGAGCATAAAAGTTGATCCGCTTTTAGCTTCAAAAATTGTCTGGCTGGATGCATTTATTACCAATATCGACCGTACTTTTAAGAATACCAACCTTCTGATGTGGCATAAAGAACTGTGGGTCATCGATAACGGAGCTTCATTTTATTTCCATCATTCATGGCAGAATTTTGATACGGCAGCGAAAACTCCTTTTAAATATGTGAAAGATCACGTTCTGCTTCCGCAGGCTTCAAAATTGGATGAAGCTGATCAGTTTGCACACAGTGTTTTAAATGATACTCTTTTCAGAGAAATTGTAGATCTGATTCCTCAGGACTGGCTTCACTGGAATGATGCCGAAGAAAGTCCGGATGAAATACGCGATGTATATTTTAACTTCCTGAAAACACGTCTGGAAAATTCTCAAATCTTTGTAAACGAAGCCAAAAATGCAAGAGGATAA
- a CDS encoding alpha/beta hydrolase family protein — protein MKVIKKENILLSNPDTKDFLADAYFPETQEKLPLVVFVHGYKGYKDWGAWNLMGERFAEAGFYFVKFNFSHNGTTIENPAEFDDLEAFGNNNYSKELSDLSFVINHFSKENEVDENKIVLIGHSRGGGISIIKTAEDIRIHGLITLASVDSLERFPKDGAFDNWKEDGVYFVENGRTKQQMPHYYQFFEDFESNFHRFDVERCMEMAKAHVLVVHGTADESVSSKNSDHLHLLNPNSELFLVENANHVFGAKEPWEENFLPYELALVTEKCIDFLNEKIVNEQFE, from the coding sequence ATGAAAGTTATTAAAAAAGAAAACATTCTCCTTTCCAACCCTGATACCAAAGATTTTTTAGCTGACGCGTACTTTCCGGAAACTCAGGAGAAACTTCCTCTCGTCGTTTTCGTGCATGGCTACAAGGGTTACAAAGACTGGGGCGCATGGAATCTGATGGGTGAAAGGTTTGCGGAAGCCGGATTTTATTTCGTGAAATTTAATTTTTCCCACAACGGAACAACAATCGAAAATCCTGCTGAATTTGACGATTTGGAGGCTTTTGGAAATAATAATTATTCAAAAGAACTTTCAGATTTGAGTTTTGTAATCAATCATTTTTCAAAAGAGAATGAAGTAGATGAAAACAAGATCGTACTCATAGGTCACAGCCGTGGCGGCGGAATTTCAATTATTAAAACTGCTGAAGACATTAGAATTCATGGTTTGATAACGTTGGCGAGCGTAGATTCTCTGGAAAGATTTCCTAAAGACGGCGCTTTTGACAACTGGAAAGAGGATGGTGTGTACTTTGTGGAAAACGGACGAACAAAACAGCAGATGCCGCATTACTATCAGTTTTTTGAAGATTTTGAAAGCAATTTCCACCGTTTTGATGTTGAAAGATGCATGGAAATGGCGAAAGCTCATGTTTTGGTTGTTCACGGTACAGCAGATGAATCTGTTTCCTCCAAAAACTCAGATCATCTTCATCTTTTGAATCCAAATTCCGAACTTTTTCTGGTAGAAAATGCCAATCATGTATTTGGTGCAAAAGAACCCTGGGAAGAGAATTTCCTGCCTTACGAACTTGCTTTGGTTACAGAAAAATGTATTGATTTTCTGAATGAAAAAATTGTGAATGAGCAATTTGAGTAA
- a CDS encoding 2Fe-2S iron-sulfur cluster-binding family protein: MSDINIKITDREGVTHDVVAPTDMSMNLMEIIRSYELAEEGTIGVCGGMAMCASCQVYVISDPGLEPMGDEEDAMLGEAYHVESNSRLGCQLHMSMEMEGLEVAIAPYP; encoded by the coding sequence ATGTCTGATATCAATATTAAAATTACCGACAGAGAAGGTGTTACCCACGATGTAGTCGCACCAACGGATATGTCCATGAACTTAATGGAAATCATCCGTTCCTACGAATTGGCGGAGGAGGGAACCATCGGGGTTTGTGGCGGCATGGCCATGTGTGCTTCATGTCAGGTTTACGTGATCAGCGATCCTGGACTGGAACCCATGGGTGATGAAGAAGATGCGATGCTGGGTGAAGCTTATCACGTTGAAAGCAACAGCAGATTGGGTTGTCAATTGCACATGTCAATGGAAATGGAAGGTCTCGAAGTGGCAATTGCGCCTTATCCTTAA
- a CDS encoding NAD(P)/FAD-dependent oxidoreductase, with amino-acid sequence MITTDILIIGAGPTGLFAVFEAGLLKMKCHIIDALPQPGGQLAELYPKKPIFDIPGYPSVNAGELVDNLMEQIKQFQPGFTLGETAVSYTKVDDEWFEVVTNKGTVHRCKAIAIAGGLGTFEPRKPTMENVADYEEKGLEYFVKEPEHFRNKKVVIAGGGDSALDWSVFLSNVASEVTLIHRRNEFRGALDSVEKVQDLKNQGKIKLITPAEVTAIKGDGKVEAITVAVDGQEPFDIETDYFIPLFGLTPKLGEIAQWGLNIEKNAIVVNNALDYQTNIDGIYAIGDINTYPGKLKLILCGFHEATLMCQSVYNRLNPGKKFVLKYTTVSGVDGFDGSRKEAEKAVVKKID; translated from the coding sequence ATGATAACGACAGATATATTAATCATCGGAGCGGGACCAACAGGGCTGTTTGCTGTTTTTGAAGCAGGTTTGCTAAAAATGAAATGCCACATCATTGACGCACTTCCACAGCCGGGAGGTCAGTTGGCAGAGTTGTATCCCAAGAAACCGATTTTTGATATACCGGGTTATCCATCTGTAAATGCCGGTGAACTGGTAGATAATTTAATGGAGCAGATCAAACAGTTTCAGCCTGGTTTTACTTTGGGAGAAACAGCAGTTTCCTACACAAAAGTAGATGACGAATGGTTTGAAGTGGTCACCAACAAAGGGACTGTTCACAGATGTAAGGCCATCGCCATTGCAGGTGGTTTGGGTACTTTTGAACCAAGAAAACCTACGATGGAAAATGTTGCGGATTATGAAGAAAAAGGTCTTGAATATTTCGTAAAAGAACCCGAGCATTTCAGAAATAAAAAGGTAGTTATTGCCGGAGGTGGGGATTCTGCTTTAGACTGGAGTGTTTTCCTGTCTAATGTTGCCAGCGAAGTGACTTTGATTCACAGAAGAAATGAATTCCGTGGAGCTTTGGATTCTGTAGAAAAAGTTCAGGATCTGAAAAATCAGGGTAAAATTAAATTAATCACACCTGCAGAAGTTACTGCGATCAAAGGTGACGGAAAAGTTGAAGCAATCACCGTAGCGGTTGATGGGCAGGAGCCTTTTGATATTGAAACAGATTATTTCATTCCATTATTCGGATTGACGCCAAAACTGGGTGAAATTGCTCAATGGGGTTTAAATATCGAGAAAAATGCAATCGTGGTAAACAATGCTCTGGATTATCAAACCAATATTGATGGAATCTATGCAATTGGAGATATCAACACTTATCCGGGGAAGCTAAAACTGATTCTCTGCGGTTTCCACGAGGCAACTTTGATGTGCCAGAGTGTTTACAACAGACTGAACCCGGGTAAAAAATTCGTTTTGAAATATACAACAGTGAGTGGAGTAGACGGTTTCGACGGTTCAAGAAAAGAAGCAGAGAAAGCGGTTGTGAAAAAAATTGACTAA
- a CDS encoding DUF3108 domain-containing protein — MKKLFSIISLFVLSFTQAQLSNIADGESITLRIHYGFLTAGNATLTTKKGNFRGVPHMYVKGVGSTTGAVKAFFKVDDLYESYINLQTELPTFYVRNVKEGSYRQHFETNFNHSNNTLLLTDKKNPANGTKTIKSVKGVQDMLSCFYYLRSRSANDLRTGAVINMNVWIDDEMFAFQLKVMGTETLSTKFGKINCLKIIPSVKSGRVFKAKEGVTMWVTNDANHIPVLLKAELAVGSLKASLDSYKNVKYPLKFD, encoded by the coding sequence ATGAAAAAATTATTCAGCATTATTTCACTTTTTGTTCTGAGTTTTACACAGGCTCAGCTCAGCAATATTGCAGACGGTGAATCCATTACCCTCCGAATTCATTACGGATTTCTGACCGCCGGAAACGCTACACTGACTACGAAAAAAGGCAATTTCCGCGGAGTTCCCCATATGTATGTAAAAGGGGTTGGCTCTACGACGGGAGCTGTAAAGGCATTTTTTAAAGTTGACGATTTATATGAAAGCTACATCAACCTTCAGACAGAATTGCCGACATTTTATGTGAGGAATGTAAAAGAAGGCAGCTACAGACAGCATTTTGAAACCAATTTTAACCATTCCAACAATACCTTACTTTTAACTGATAAAAAAAATCCGGCCAACGGAACAAAAACCATAAAATCTGTAAAGGGCGTTCAGGATATGTTGTCGTGCTTTTATTATCTGAGAAGCAGGTCTGCCAATGATCTTCGTACAGGAGCTGTAATCAATATGAATGTATGGATTGATGACGAAATGTTTGCTTTCCAGCTGAAGGTGATGGGCACAGAGACACTCAGCACCAAATTTGGAAAGATCAATTGCCTGAAAATTATCCCATCTGTGAAAAGCGGAAGAGTGTTTAAAGCTAAAGAAGGCGTAACCATGTGGGTGACCAATGATGCCAATCATATCCCTGTTCTTCTTAAAGCTGAGCTTGCTGTAGGATCTTTAAAAGCGAGTCTGGACAGCTACAAAAATGTGAAATATCCTTTAAAATTTGATTAA